In one Hymenobacter sp. DG25B genomic region, the following are encoded:
- the gldM gene encoding gliding motility protein GldM, with translation MYLVLTALLALQVNSAILLKFKFLDDSLLGVNGKTATANQGAVKGIEATVAKNRNQARDLAILKQSQEVRERTSKMVGYLRDIREKLLVATENQGKNAFKNMSMEDKVAITMIGGKKNGLAYPLKDELNNYATYIKQFVPEAGPLALDAGQDPNVLEPSQKSKNFAELNFENTPIVAALATLSQKETEVLKYESDALNKLASQVGASTIVFDKVNAFASAESNTVAAGTKYKAELFLTASASNLRPSMTLNGSPLPVGPDGKGKVEFTARPGSFDAAGNAKASWTGTIRFNQNGRDTTFKVTVPYTVTKPVMQIQSASVQALYFKCGNKLSVQVPALGAQYDPSFSASGASTIKGSAKGEVTLVPNSREVTLNVSSGGNAIGSQTFQVRPIPKPEIKCVVGGREANEKQGTPVTAVRNMSLKAIPDAGFATFLPEDARYRVTRYEVTLVRGKRPAMPTRTVNGPDVNLTDVVNTAREGDRLYIEVKEVQRMNFQGNTEEVKVSKQFNIPLI, from the coding sequence ATGTACCTGGTACTGACTGCGCTTCTGGCCCTACAAGTAAACTCCGCGATTCTGCTCAAGTTCAAGTTTTTGGACGACAGCTTGCTCGGAGTAAATGGAAAAACGGCGACAGCTAACCAAGGTGCTGTAAAAGGTATTGAAGCCACGGTTGCTAAAAACCGGAATCAGGCGCGTGACCTTGCCATTCTCAAGCAAAGCCAGGAAGTACGTGAGCGTACCTCCAAAATGGTAGGCTACCTGCGTGATATTCGTGAGAAGCTATTAGTTGCTACTGAGAACCAGGGCAAGAATGCTTTCAAGAATATGAGCATGGAAGATAAAGTTGCCATCACTATGATTGGCGGCAAAAAGAATGGTCTGGCTTACCCCCTGAAAGATGAGTTGAACAACTACGCTACCTACATCAAGCAGTTTGTACCAGAAGCTGGTCCACTGGCACTTGATGCTGGCCAGGATCCGAACGTGCTGGAGCCCAGCCAGAAGAGCAAAAACTTTGCTGAGCTGAACTTCGAAAATACTCCGATTGTAGCCGCGCTGGCTACTCTTTCGCAGAAAGAAACCGAAGTGCTGAAGTACGAGTCGGATGCTTTGAACAAGCTGGCTTCGCAGGTAGGTGCTTCTACAATTGTATTCGACAAGGTAAATGCTTTTGCTAGCGCCGAGTCCAACACGGTAGCAGCCGGTACCAAGTACAAAGCCGAACTGTTCCTGACGGCTTCCGCCAGCAACCTGCGTCCTTCCATGACCCTGAACGGCTCGCCGCTGCCAGTTGGTCCCGATGGCAAAGGCAAGGTAGAGTTCACGGCCCGCCCCGGCAGCTTTGATGCTGCTGGCAACGCCAAGGCTTCCTGGACCGGTACCATCCGCTTCAACCAGAACGGTCGCGATACTACCTTCAAAGTGACCGTGCCGTACACCGTTACCAAACCGGTAATGCAGATTCAGTCGGCTTCGGTACAGGCCCTGTACTTCAAGTGCGGCAACAAGCTAAGCGTACAAGTGCCCGCCCTGGGTGCGCAGTATGATCCAAGCTTCTCGGCTTCCGGTGCTTCTACCATCAAAGGCTCGGCTAAAGGTGAAGTAACCCTAGTGCCCAACTCGCGTGAGGTAACCCTGAATGTAAGCAGCGGTGGCAACGCCATTGGCTCGCAAACCTTCCAGGTGCGTCCTATTCCTAAGCCGGAAATCAAATGCGTAGTAGGTGGCCGCGAAGCCAACGAAAAGCAGGGTACCCCGGTAACGGCGGTGCGCAACATGAGCCTGAAGGCTATTCCGGATGCCGGTTTTGCTACTTTCCTGCCGGAAGATGCCCGCTACCGGGTAACCCGCTATGAAGTAACGCTGGTACGTGGCAAGCGCCCTGCTATGCCTACCCGCACTGTCAACGGCCCTGATGTTAACCTGACCGACGTGGTAAACACCGCTCGTGAAGGTGACCGTCTCTACATCGAAGTAAAAGAGGTGCAGCGTATGAACTTCCAGGGTAACACTGAGGAAGTAAAAGTGTCGAAGCAATTCAATATTCCGCTGATCTAA
- a CDS encoding MraY family glycosyltransferase, giving the protein MTALGISLSLSFLWAFLVALFAVPSIIYIAHLKNMLDAPNLRTVHESLTPRLGGVAVFAGFMSALTIFGNLANGVQQLLAGCIVLFFVGLKDDLVSISVSKKFVGQLLATGVVMIMADIRITSFQGILGIQELPIGISYAITFIAIVGITNAINLIDGLDGLAGTIVLIIVSTLGYFFFRYGGERYGNYVYVSVCVIGGLIGFLRYNFHRATIFMGDTGSLVCGFIVSVLTIQFIEMRQPFPDAAPSVAAGILFVPLFDTLRIFIVRMMAGRSPFSPDKNHVHHRILAMGFQQISTVMLLALLNILVILFVINFAYLGNTLLIVYLVAFSVALSVFLGVYQSRSARQRVAS; this is encoded by the coding sequence ATGACTGCATTAGGTATTTCGCTGAGTCTCTCGTTTTTGTGGGCGTTTTTGGTAGCACTGTTCGCGGTGCCTTCCATTATATACATTGCTCACCTCAAGAATATGCTCGATGCGCCCAACCTGCGCACGGTGCATGAGTCCTTGACGCCCCGCTTAGGCGGAGTGGCCGTCTTTGCCGGCTTTATGTCGGCCCTTACCATTTTCGGAAACCTAGCCAATGGCGTGCAGCAGCTTTTAGCGGGCTGTATTGTGCTGTTTTTCGTGGGGCTGAAAGATGACCTGGTGAGCATCTCCGTCTCCAAAAAGTTTGTGGGTCAGCTGCTGGCCACCGGCGTGGTTATGATTATGGCCGACATCCGGATTACCAGCTTTCAGGGCATACTAGGCATTCAGGAGCTGCCCATCGGCATCAGCTACGCTATTACGTTCATAGCTATTGTAGGTATTACCAACGCCATTAACCTGATTGATGGCCTGGATGGGCTGGCCGGTACCATCGTGCTCATCATTGTAAGCACATTGGGTTATTTCTTCTTCCGGTATGGTGGCGAGCGGTACGGCAACTACGTGTACGTTTCCGTGTGTGTGATTGGGGGGCTGATAGGTTTCCTGCGCTACAACTTTCACCGGGCCACCATTTTTATGGGCGATACCGGCTCCCTGGTTTGCGGGTTTATTGTTTCGGTGCTCACCATTCAGTTTATTGAGATGCGGCAACCTTTCCCGGATGCTGCACCTTCTGTAGCGGCTGGTATCCTCTTTGTACCGCTGTTTGATACGCTGCGTATTTTTATTGTGCGCATGATGGCCGGCCGCTCCCCCTTCTCGCCCGATAAAAACCACGTGCACCACCGTATTCTAGCCATGGGCTTTCAGCAGATCAGTACCGTTATGCTGCTGGCTTTGCTGAATATTCTGGTGATTCTGTTTGTTATCAACTTTGCTTACCTGGGTAATACCTTGCTGATAGTGTACCTGGTGGCTTTCTCGGTAGCGTTGAGTGTGTTTCTGGGCGTGTACCAGAGCCGGAGTGCCCGCCAGCGGGTGGCTTCTTAA
- a CDS encoding bifunctional phosphoglucose/phosphomannose isomerase: MKTLVEQFNEQMKDAIRIGQASQITIEKKAYRNVVIAGMGGSGIGGSVVQSILLDKLPVPVSVVKTYNIPGFVNQDTLFIACSFSGNTEETLAGMEEAQQKGATIVCVTTGGQMLKLAQEHKYPTIVFPGETKMPRANIGYSAFQLFFVLEAAGLIDNSYLADLHEAVALVEETETAVREEAQVITGALYERLPIVYGDALLESTAVRFQQQVNENSKQLCHVNSFPEMNHNEIVGWEFPTKILTATTVLFLHSAFDHKRVAQRMELCRPVFEAQGAKVLDVTAKGKSLTAQIFYLIHLLDWVSIYLAEKNGTDPAPVKVIDKLKNQLSAQPA; encoded by the coding sequence ATGAAGACACTAGTCGAGCAGTTTAACGAGCAAATGAAGGACGCCATCCGCATCGGACAGGCCAGCCAGATTACCATAGAGAAGAAAGCCTACCGCAATGTGGTCATTGCCGGCATGGGCGGATCAGGCATTGGCGGCAGCGTAGTGCAGTCTATTTTGCTTGATAAGCTGCCGGTTCCTGTGTCGGTAGTGAAAACCTATAATATCCCCGGTTTTGTAAACCAGGATACCCTGTTCATTGCCTGCTCGTTCTCCGGCAACACCGAGGAAACGCTGGCGGGCATGGAAGAAGCCCAGCAGAAAGGCGCCACCATTGTGTGCGTAACCACCGGCGGCCAAATGCTGAAGCTGGCTCAGGAGCACAAGTATCCCACCATTGTGTTCCCCGGCGAAACCAAGATGCCCCGTGCCAACATCGGCTACTCGGCGTTCCAGTTGTTCTTCGTGCTGGAAGCAGCCGGCCTGATTGATAACTCCTACCTGGCTGATCTGCACGAAGCCGTTGCGCTGGTAGAAGAAACCGAAACCGCTGTGCGCGAAGAGGCGCAGGTTATCACCGGTGCTCTTTATGAGCGGCTGCCCATCGTATATGGTGATGCCCTATTGGAGTCTACCGCCGTGCGCTTTCAGCAGCAGGTAAACGAAAACTCCAAGCAGCTGTGCCACGTGAACAGCTTCCCGGAGATGAACCACAATGAAATTGTGGGCTGGGAATTCCCCACCAAAATCCTGACCGCCACTACCGTGCTCTTCCTGCACTCGGCCTTCGACCACAAGCGCGTAGCCCAGCGTATGGAGCTGTGCCGCCCCGTGTTTGAGGCCCAGGGCGCTAAAGTGCTCGACGTAACCGCCAAAGGCAAGTCCCTCACCGCTCAGATTTTCTACCTGATTCACCTGCTGGACTGGGTAAGTATTTACCTGGCCGAGAAAAACGGTACCGATCCGGCGCCCGTGAAGGTGATTGACAAGCTGAAAAATCAGCTGTCGGCGCAGCCAGCCTAA
- a CDS encoding DUF4271 domain-containing protein — protein sequence MPAGRYQWWYGIVVGILLLGHTALAAEYRPLPPAPQQGLTNDWLIYNPAQNRLTLYLPDYHPPAHAYYQWVSLKWGQPVPITFTARQNLSLFLDNRLVFTAPEAGVFSLDLARLIPPGSPAARHLLCVWHPDESPTYTSFVNTVPQPAVQQGQAANALLPQERVPGPQNVYIVFLLLIGLGYGGIRATYRPGFTRIYQLSSFWSNSSTDQDFLIKPTITWLNLVLVLVFSLSFALLLVAIHTSVQDVPLIRRLFNVPESALVVRVLLYTGLIAAFVLLKYLYLQVMGYIFDVSGLVMVQYREFIRTILLMGLVLPFVMLLYLALNSSAPSMVLWVSNGVVALLLLVTVLRIGRTLNQRASLLNLHLFSYLCATEVLPFIVLLKIIVFPY from the coding sequence ATGCCAGCGGGGCGTTATCAGTGGTGGTATGGGATAGTAGTAGGAATACTGCTGCTGGGACACACGGCGCTGGCCGCCGAGTATCGCCCGTTGCCCCCGGCTCCGCAGCAGGGCCTGACCAACGACTGGCTGATTTACAATCCGGCCCAGAACCGCCTCACGCTCTACCTGCCCGATTATCACCCGCCGGCCCATGCTTACTACCAATGGGTTAGTCTGAAGTGGGGCCAGCCGGTGCCCATTACCTTCACGGCCCGGCAAAACCTCAGCCTGTTTCTGGATAACCGGTTGGTATTTACCGCGCCGGAAGCGGGCGTGTTTTCCCTGGATCTGGCCCGCTTGATTCCGCCTGGCTCGCCGGCGGCCCGGCACCTGTTGTGCGTATGGCATCCCGATGAATCGCCAACCTACACCTCGTTCGTCAATACGGTGCCGCAGCCGGCTGTTCAGCAGGGGCAGGCGGCTAATGCACTGCTGCCCCAGGAGCGGGTGCCCGGTCCCCAGAATGTATATATCGTATTTCTGCTGCTGATTGGGCTGGGCTACGGCGGCATTCGGGCCACTTACCGCCCGGGCTTTACCCGCATTTACCAGCTAAGCAGCTTCTGGAGTAACTCCTCCACCGACCAGGATTTTCTGATTAAGCCCACCATTACCTGGCTTAACCTGGTGCTGGTGCTGGTGTTCTCGCTGTCCTTTGCGCTGCTCCTGGTGGCTATTCATACCAGTGTGCAGGACGTGCCCCTTATCCGGCGGCTCTTCAACGTGCCGGAATCGGCGCTGGTGGTGCGAGTGCTGCTGTATACTGGCCTCATTGCCGCCTTCGTGCTGCTGAAATATCTGTACCTGCAGGTAATGGGGTACATTTTTGACGTGTCGGGGCTGGTGATGGTGCAGTACCGGGAGTTTATCCGCACTATTCTGCTGATGGGCCTGGTGCTGCCCTTTGTTATGCTGCTCTACCTGGCCCTGAACTCCTCTGCCCCCTCTATGGTGCTGTGGGTTTCTAATGGGGTGGTTGCCTTGCTATTACTGGTAACGGTTCTACGCATCGGCCGAACCCTGAATCAACGAGCCTCGCTCCTAAATCTGCATTTGTTTTCGTACCTTTGCGCCACCGAAGTCCTGCCCTTTATTGTGCTGCTCAAAATCATCGTTTTTCCTTACTAA
- a CDS encoding SUMF1/EgtB/PvdO family nonheme iron enzyme produces MNKLFVLPLVAMSALLLGGCGFGKGPQGDLYGSEDRPEFNPQEVPYGMVPCPGGTFHMGQTDQDISASMVNMNKQVTIAGFYMDETEITNNEYRQFMDAIRQDSIDVLGEEYVMTELYPDTTVWVRDFTYHMGDPLMEYYYTHPAFDDYPVVGVDWFAAKYFCNWRTKHKNASNEEVGLAPTPNFRLPSEAEWEYAARGGRDLATYPWGGPYLRNSKGCMLANFKPGRGDYASDGFAYTSPVGAFFPNDFGLYDMSGNVSEWCDDAYMEASVPVVWDLNPTNPDDNEPRKVVRGGSWKDIAYFLETGARNFEYQDSARSYIGFRTAMIQIGMGTNNALN; encoded by the coding sequence ATGAACAAGCTTTTCGTATTGCCTCTCGTTGCCATGTCGGCACTGCTCCTGGGAGGGTGTGGTTTTGGTAAAGGGCCTCAGGGCGACCTATACGGCTCCGAGGATCGGCCTGAGTTTAACCCCCAGGAAGTTCCGTATGGTATGGTACCCTGCCCCGGTGGCACCTTCCACATGGGCCAGACCGACCAGGATATTTCTGCCTCTATGGTGAACATGAACAAGCAGGTAACTATTGCCGGCTTCTACATGGATGAAACCGAAATTACCAATAATGAATACCGTCAGTTCATGGATGCTATCCGGCAGGATTCCATCGATGTGCTGGGCGAAGAGTATGTCATGACGGAACTGTACCCTGACACCACGGTTTGGGTACGGGACTTCACCTACCACATGGGTGACCCGCTGATGGAGTATTACTATACCCATCCCGCGTTCGACGATTATCCGGTAGTGGGCGTAGACTGGTTTGCCGCCAAGTATTTCTGCAACTGGCGCACCAAGCACAAGAATGCCTCGAACGAAGAAGTGGGTCTGGCGCCAACGCCAAACTTCCGCCTTCCTTCGGAAGCTGAATGGGAGTACGCCGCTCGTGGTGGCCGCGACCTGGCTACCTATCCCTGGGGCGGTCCTTACCTGCGTAACTCCAAAGGCTGCATGCTGGCCAACTTCAAACCCGGCCGTGGCGACTATGCTTCCGATGGCTTTGCTTACACTTCCCCGGTAGGCGCCTTCTTTCCGAACGACTTCGGCCTGTATGATATGTCCGGTAACGTGTCGGAGTGGTGCGATGATGCTTACATGGAAGCCTCGGTACCGGTAGTATGGGATTTGAACCCCACCAACCCCGACGATAACGAGCCCCGCAAAGTAGTGCGCGGTGGTTCCTGGAAAGACATTGCCTACTTCCTGGAGACCGGTGCCCGCAACTTCGAGTATCAGGATTCGGCCCGCTCTTATATCGGTTTCCGCACGGCCATGATTCAGATTGGCATGGGTACCAACAATGCTTTGAACTAA
- a CDS encoding uroporphyrinogen-III synthase: MAENKDNPGTGRHAKRISSILVTQPKPTGDVSPYFSIAEKYGIKVDFREFIQVDPVSYKDFRKEKVNFLEHTAIIFTSRNAVDHFFRICQEAKIEMPAEMKYFCISEQTANYLQKYIVLRKRKLFVGSRTAADLFDVIKKHKGEKFLYPCSDIRKDDIPEFMRANNFKFTEAVIYRTVASDLSDLSDVKYDCIAFFSPSGISSLFINFPDFVQDGTRIAAFGPTTAKAVLDAGLELDIQAPHPNAPSMTGAIEQYILYHSGAAEQSNAKSKVGKPSS; this comes from the coding sequence ATGGCCGAAAACAAAGATAACCCGGGGACTGGCCGTCACGCCAAGCGCATCTCCAGCATCCTTGTCACCCAGCCTAAACCTACCGGCGACGTTTCCCCTTACTTCTCCATTGCCGAGAAATATGGTATTAAAGTTGATTTCCGGGAGTTTATTCAGGTAGACCCGGTGTCTTACAAAGACTTCCGGAAGGAAAAAGTTAATTTTCTGGAGCATACGGCAATCATTTTCACCAGCCGCAATGCCGTAGACCACTTTTTCCGCATTTGTCAGGAGGCCAAGATTGAGATGCCCGCCGAGATGAAGTATTTCTGCATCTCGGAGCAGACGGCTAACTACCTGCAGAAGTACATTGTACTGCGCAAGCGCAAGCTGTTTGTGGGCAGCCGCACCGCCGCCGACCTCTTCGACGTAATCAAGAAGCACAAAGGCGAGAAGTTCCTGTACCCTTGCTCTGACATCCGTAAGGATGATATTCCGGAGTTCATGCGGGCCAATAACTTCAAGTTTACCGAGGCCGTCATCTACCGCACGGTAGCCAGCGATCTATCGGATCTGTCGGATGTGAAATACGATTGTATTGCCTTCTTCAGTCCTTCCGGTATCAGTTCGCTGTTCATCAACTTCCCTGATTTCGTGCAGGACGGCACCCGTATTGCTGCTTTCGGACCTACGACGGCCAAAGCCGTGCTGGACGCTGGTCTGGAGCTGGATATCCAGGCGCCTCATCCCAACGCGCCCTCTATGACAGGTGCTATTGAGCAGTATATCCTTTATCATTCCGGTGCCGCCGAGCAGAGCAATGCGAAAAGCAAAGTAGGTAAACCGAGCAGCTAG
- a CDS encoding YraN family protein, whose amino-acid sequence MTSAAHMLGRAGEEAAADYLTALGYELVHRGYRYRRAEVDLVVRQGNKLLVFVEVKARSSSQFGYPETFVTVRKQQLFRLAAEQLQEELNWTGDIRFDILAVTPGGAGFRIEHFEDAFY is encoded by the coding sequence ATGACTTCTGCTGCTCATATGTTAGGCCGGGCCGGCGAAGAAGCAGCGGCCGATTACCTGACTGCGTTGGGCTATGAGCTAGTGCACCGCGGCTACCGCTACCGCCGCGCCGAAGTGGACCTGGTAGTGCGCCAGGGCAATAAGCTGCTTGTGTTTGTAGAAGTGAAAGCCCGTTCCTCCAGCCAGTTTGGCTACCCCGAAACGTTTGTAACCGTCCGCAAGCAGCAGCTTTTCCGGCTGGCCGCCGAGCAGCTACAGGAAGAGCTGAACTGGACCGGTGATATCCGCTTCGATATTCTGGCCGTGACGCCAGGCGGTGCCGGCTTCCGCATCGAGCATTTTGAGGATGCGTTTTATTAG
- the gldL gene encoding gliding motility protein GldL yields MPKIYGIGAAVVIVGALFKIEHWAGADLMLIVGLSTEAVIFFLSAFQPQHKEHDWSLVYPELSEGYDPSTGNPSFSTDNGKGLTRKLDDMLKDANVTPEAISSLGAGLNRLSTTTQQLSSLGEATNVTDEYTAKVRTAANSLERINEAYSNTVEAITAMSSATSDAKEYHLQVQNVTKNLGALNAVYEMELQDANTHLKSMNKFYGTLSQAMENLTEAGKETEQFKQEVTSLTSNLTSLNRVYGNMLNAMRATS; encoded by the coding sequence ATGCCGAAAATTTACGGCATTGGGGCAGCAGTAGTTATCGTGGGAGCATTGTTCAAAATTGAACACTGGGCTGGCGCTGACTTGATGCTGATTGTGGGCTTGAGCACGGAAGCTGTTATCTTCTTCCTGAGCGCCTTCCAACCCCAGCACAAAGAGCACGATTGGTCACTGGTGTATCCTGAGCTGAGCGAAGGCTACGACCCTTCTACCGGCAACCCCAGCTTCTCTACGGACAATGGCAAAGGCCTGACCCGCAAGCTGGATGATATGCTGAAAGATGCTAACGTAACCCCCGAAGCTATTTCTTCCCTGGGTGCCGGCCTGAACCGCCTGAGCACCACCACGCAGCAGCTTTCGTCGCTGGGCGAGGCTACCAACGTAACCGACGAGTATACCGCTAAGGTTCGTACCGCTGCTAACTCACTGGAGCGCATCAACGAAGCCTATTCCAACACGGTAGAAGCTATTACGGCTATGTCCAGCGCTACTTCTGATGCCAAGGAATACCACTTGCAGGTACAGAACGTAACCAAGAACCTGGGCGCTCTGAACGCAGTGTATGAAATGGAACTGCAGGATGCCAACACGCACCTGAAGTCCATGAACAAGTTCTATGGCACGCTGAGCCAGGCCATGGAAAATCTGACCGAAGCCGGCAAAGAAACCGAGCAGTTCAAGCAGGAAGTAACCAGCCTGACGAGCAACCTGACCTCGCTCAACCGCGTGTACGGCAACATGCTGAACGCTATGCGTGCTACCAGCTAA
- the lipB gene encoding lipoyl(octanoyl) transferase LipB — translation MPGQNRQIKVERLGLVDYASTWAYQEQLLAAALAVKTRNRLAAESGVPLEPTPNHLLLCQHPHVYTLGKSGKPEHLLLDETALAAHGATFHRINRGGDITYHGPGQLVGYPILDLDNFFTDIHRYLRVLEEAVILTLAEYGLRAGRIAGLTGVWLDFEEGASNPRKICAMGVKCSRWVTMHGFALNVNPDLSYFGHIVPCGITDKAVTSLQQELGRAVPITEVENRLLPHLANLLQADLIS, via the coding sequence ATGCCCGGCCAAAACCGACAAATTAAGGTGGAGCGCCTGGGGTTGGTGGACTATGCGTCTACCTGGGCCTATCAGGAACAGTTGCTGGCGGCGGCGTTGGCGGTTAAAACCCGCAACCGGCTGGCCGCTGAATCCGGCGTGCCTTTGGAGCCTACGCCTAACCACCTGCTGCTGTGCCAGCACCCCCACGTGTACACGCTGGGCAAAAGCGGCAAGCCTGAGCATCTGTTGCTCGATGAAACGGCTTTAGCCGCGCACGGCGCCACGTTCCACCGCATCAACCGCGGCGGCGACATAACATACCACGGTCCCGGCCAGCTGGTGGGCTACCCCATCCTCGACCTCGATAACTTCTTTACTGACATTCACCGCTACCTGCGGGTGCTGGAAGAAGCCGTTATCCTGACGCTGGCCGAGTATGGCCTGCGGGCCGGCCGCATTGCGGGGCTCACCGGCGTATGGCTGGACTTTGAGGAAGGCGCATCCAACCCGCGTAAGATTTGCGCTATGGGGGTGAAGTGCAGCCGCTGGGTAACCATGCACGGCTTTGCCCTCAACGTCAATCCCGATCTGTCGTATTTCGGCCATATCGTGCCCTGCGGCATTACGGATAAGGCCGTCACCTCGCTGCAGCAGGAGCTGGGCCGCGCCGTACCCATAACGGAAGTAGAAAACCGCCTGTTGCCCCATTTGGCCAACTTATTGCAGGCCGATTTGATCAGCTAA
- the gldN gene encoding gliding motility protein GldN, producing MNKFLSFAALVAGLTLSVSASAQEQATTASSNGSYRPIPNSDIMFRKTIWRAIDLREKQNKPMFSQGNEITKVIMDAVRRGELQAYRNDSLTTTYTPQEVSSNASYAEASAGLSEEEKAAGFTDADAGFGASDDGWGAPAPKKGAKGKKAVAKAAPVAPASYEYRPKDIYQMELKEDMIFDKKRSRMYHDIKTITLLVPSTLSSNTSGIEKPIGTFKYSDLVRVFRNNPDKAIWFNPQNDAQHKNLADAFELWLFNSYIVKVSNPNDSRLDDIYGGAQQGILASQQAASDLIEYEYNLWSF from the coding sequence ATGAACAAATTCCTTTCCTTCGCCGCCCTGGTGGCCGGCCTGACGCTGTCGGTGTCAGCTTCGGCTCAGGAACAAGCCACTACTGCGAGCAGCAACGGCTCGTACCGCCCGATTCCGAATTCGGACATCATGTTCCGGAAGACCATCTGGCGTGCCATTGACCTGCGCGAAAAGCAGAACAAGCCTATGTTCTCGCAGGGTAATGAGATTACCAAGGTAATTATGGATGCAGTGCGCCGTGGTGAGCTGCAGGCGTATCGTAACGACTCGCTGACCACTACCTACACGCCGCAGGAAGTTTCTTCCAACGCCTCGTACGCTGAAGCCAGCGCTGGCCTGAGTGAGGAAGAGAAAGCTGCCGGTTTTACGGATGCTGACGCTGGTTTTGGTGCTTCGGATGATGGCTGGGGTGCCCCGGCGCCTAAAAAAGGTGCCAAAGGCAAAAAGGCCGTAGCGAAAGCTGCGCCGGTTGCTCCCGCCAGCTACGAGTACCGCCCCAAGGACATCTACCAGATGGAATTGAAAGAGGATATGATCTTTGACAAGAAACGGTCACGGATGTATCACGACATCAAAACCATTACGCTGTTGGTGCCCTCTACGCTTTCCTCGAACACCTCCGGCATTGAAAAGCCCATTGGTACGTTCAAGTACAGCGACCTGGTACGCGTGTTCCGCAACAACCCGGACAAAGCCATCTGGTTTAACCCCCAGAACGATGCCCAGCACAAGAACCTGGCCGATGCTTTCGAACTGTGGCTGTTCAACTCGTACATCGTGAAGGTTTCTAACCCGAACGACTCGCGTCTAGACGACATCTACGGTGGTGCTCAGCAAGGCATTCTGGCCTCGCAGCAAGCTGCGTCCGACCTGATTGAGTACGAGTATAACCTGTGGAGCTTCTAA
- a CDS encoding type IX secretion system membrane protein PorP/SprF: MKGSVLTVLLLFIAAGFALGQQQPQFTQYGFNGMYLNPGYAGVKGYGEITTIGRYQYVGYNASVDAGGSPQTYLLSASVPLKLLHGGLGINLYKDKIAETDVTTANLSYAYHLKIGEGTLGLGVQGILTNIHQGNFRPVEPNDPAVPVESSDRKFDAGAGAWYETESYYAGLSVNNLLRSEYKFQNFRGNTDSARVIGENHVYLTGGYNIQATSSVVVTPTVLVKMVLPGKVGDSGKFAQDKTSFELGARATFNDKYWGGVGYRFQESFNALVGVSFAKDNAFKVGYAFDFIAFNQDARALSSHEIMLSYRLPKPGNILRPAIRTPRYSF; encoded by the coding sequence ATGAAGGGATCAGTACTTACTGTTCTTCTGCTATTTATAGCGGCCGGTTTCGCTTTGGGGCAGCAGCAGCCCCAGTTTACTCAATACGGCTTTAATGGCATGTATCTGAATCCGGGGTATGCCGGGGTAAAAGGATACGGTGAAATAACTACTATAGGCCGTTACCAATACGTAGGATATAATGCTTCTGTAGACGCGGGAGGCTCTCCCCAAACCTATTTGCTTTCGGCTTCCGTTCCGCTTAAGCTCCTGCATGGCGGTTTGGGCATAAACCTGTATAAGGACAAGATTGCCGAGACGGATGTTACTACCGCTAACTTATCCTATGCCTATCATTTAAAGATAGGCGAAGGCACGCTAGGGCTTGGGGTGCAAGGTATCCTCACCAATATTCATCAGGGCAACTTCCGCCCGGTCGAGCCGAATGATCCGGCGGTGCCGGTAGAAAGCTCGGACCGTAAATTTGATGCTGGCGCAGGGGCGTGGTATGAAACCGAATCTTATTATGCGGGCCTGAGCGTTAACAACCTGTTACGGTCAGAGTATAAGTTTCAGAACTTTCGGGGCAACACAGACTCAGCCCGGGTGATTGGCGAAAACCACGTCTATCTGACCGGCGGTTATAATATTCAGGCTACTTCTTCCGTTGTTGTTACGCCAACGGTTCTGGTTAAAATGGTGTTGCCAGGTAAGGTGGGAGACTCGGGCAAGTTTGCTCAGGATAAAACCTCCTTTGAGCTGGGCGCCCGGGCCACCTTCAATGATAAGTATTGGGGCGGAGTTGGCTACCGTTTTCAGGAGTCTTTCAACGCATTGGTAGGAGTAAGTTTTGCAAAGGATAACGCATTCAAAGTGGGCTATGCATTTGATTTTATTGCATTCAACCAAGATGCTCGTGCATTGAGCTCTCATGAAATAATGCTTTCTTATCGGTTGCCTAAGCCTGGTAATATTCTGCGGCCAGCAATTCGTACTCCGCGCTACAGCTTTTAG